The following proteins are co-located in the Nocardia bhagyanarayanae genome:
- a CDS encoding serine/threonine protein kinase, which yields MTVTHADPVARFTTAWQHCLRAARDSPPRLADYVPDGTVVRAGVLADLVRIDLRHRWGGRGPAKRIADYRAEFPEVDASPELVDLVCEEFLARRGRGPLPLEEFLAEYPELAEAVRDRLTGDHGHAGVVRVDRDLTELAPGQRVDDFDLRTELGRGRNGRVFLARQLSMQRVVAVRVAVAGGADPQPMVQLDHPHIVRVFDERVLTSGGEIGSLVYMQYLPGGTAAELLRRRRAAGEGAGGALLLGALDAATEAKGEIRPADSLVRAEIATLSWPETVAWIGRRLADALGYADRHGIAHHAIDPANVLFTSEGIPKLADFAPGDGTSTPPDSPTALRDWLAYRSPEQLAAALDPDAPAPDTRSDLYALGVLLWELLTGTRPFTEDPPTVAEALRERRAGVPAAALATLPADCPPALRRVLLTCLDPDPGRRWPNGTVLAEQLDLCLDPRARDLVDPPERSWRVRLRPWRVVLISLAIAVPNILASIYNIDHNNMLMHSRQSEQTQRQFEIYSVIVNGFGFAFGTVALVYLARYLITVPHGLAAGVRYDEGVLRKARASAVRLGDWAALIIFSLWLVSGLVYPLALRGTSDVVSPSDYAHFVVLHTVSGVVALTYPFLLTNFYIVRCVYPMFLGQGGIEPSEAAELRALRRRSGLYLVLAASIPLIAVAGSTLLPPPDLAKIIVTLRIMCIASIVAFVVVYLMFRAMEQDLDALRRRAG from the coding sequence ATGACCGTTACGCATGCCGACCCGGTCGCCCGCTTCACCACCGCTTGGCAGCACTGCCTGCGCGCCGCCCGGGACAGCCCGCCGCGCCTGGCGGACTATGTGCCCGACGGCACCGTTGTCCGGGCCGGGGTGCTCGCCGACCTGGTCCGTATCGATCTGCGGCACCGCTGGGGCGGCCGCGGACCCGCGAAGCGCATCGCCGACTATCGCGCGGAGTTTCCCGAGGTGGACGCGAGCCCGGAGCTGGTCGATCTGGTCTGCGAGGAGTTCCTCGCTCGCCGCGGCCGCGGCCCGCTCCCGCTGGAGGAGTTCCTCGCCGAGTACCCCGAACTCGCCGAGGCGGTGCGCGACCGGCTCACCGGCGACCACGGCCACGCGGGAGTGGTGCGCGTCGATCGCGACCTCACCGAACTCGCACCCGGCCAGCGGGTCGACGATTTCGACCTGCGGACCGAGCTCGGCCGCGGCCGCAACGGGCGGGTGTTCCTGGCCAGGCAGCTGTCCATGCAGCGGGTGGTCGCGGTACGGGTCGCGGTGGCGGGCGGGGCGGATCCGCAGCCGATGGTCCAGCTCGATCACCCCCATATCGTCCGCGTCTTCGACGAGCGGGTGCTCACCTCGGGTGGCGAGATCGGCAGCCTCGTCTACATGCAGTACCTGCCCGGCGGCACCGCGGCGGAGTTGTTGCGGCGTCGTCGCGCAGCGGGCGAGGGAGCGGGCGGCGCGCTGTTGCTCGGCGCGCTGGACGCCGCGACCGAGGCGAAAGGCGAGATCCGGCCGGCGGATTCCCTGGTGCGCGCCGAGATCGCCACGCTGAGCTGGCCGGAGACGGTGGCGTGGATCGGGCGCCGCCTCGCCGACGCGCTCGGTTACGCCGACCGCCACGGCATCGCCCACCACGCCATCGACCCGGCCAACGTCCTGTTCACCAGCGAGGGCATACCCAAGCTCGCCGACTTCGCACCCGGCGACGGAACCTCGACACCGCCCGATTCGCCCACCGCGCTGCGTGATTGGCTCGCGTACCGCTCCCCCGAACAGCTCGCCGCCGCGCTCGACCCCGACGCCCCCGCGCCGGACACCCGAAGCGATCTCTACGCGCTCGGCGTCCTGCTGTGGGAACTGCTGACGGGCACGCGGCCTTTTACCGAGGATCCGCCGACCGTGGCGGAGGCGCTGCGCGAACGCCGCGCGGGCGTGCCTGCGGCGGCGCTCGCGACGCTGCCCGCCGACTGCCCGCCCGCACTGCGCCGCGTCCTGCTGACCTGTCTCGATCCCGATCCGGGGCGGCGCTGGCCGAACGGCACGGTGCTGGCCGAACAGCTGGACCTGTGCCTCGACCCGCGCGCCCGCGACCTGGTCGACCCGCCGGAGCGCAGCTGGCGGGTGCGGCTGCGCCCGTGGCGGGTGGTGCTGATCAGTCTGGCCATCGCGGTGCCCAACATCCTGGCCTCGATCTACAACATCGACCACAACAACATGCTCATGCACAGCAGGCAGTCCGAGCAGACGCAGCGGCAGTTCGAGATCTACTCGGTGATCGTCAACGGCTTCGGCTTCGCCTTCGGCACGGTGGCGCTGGTCTACCTGGCCAGGTACCTGATCACGGTGCCGCACGGATTGGCCGCGGGCGTCCGTTACGACGAGGGCGTGCTGCGCAAGGCTCGGGCCTCGGCGGTGCGGCTCGGTGACTGGGCGGCGCTGATCATCTTCTCCCTGTGGCTGGTCTCCGGCCTCGTCTATCCGCTCGCGCTGCGCGGCACCTCCGACGTGGTATCCCCGAGCGACTACGCGCATTTCGTGGTCCTGCACACCGTCTCGGGCGTCGTGGCACTGACGTATCCGTTCCTGCTGACGAACTTCTACATCGTCCGGTGCGTGTACCCGATGTTCTTGGGGCAGGGCGGAATCGAGCCATCCGAGGCGGCCGAGCTGCGCGCACTGCGCCGTCGCAGCGGCCTGTATCTGGTGCTCGCCGCGTCGATTCCGCTCATCGCGGTCGCGGGTTCGACCCTGTTGCCTCCGCCGGACCTCGCCAAAATCATCGTCACACTGCGGATAATGTGCATCGCGAGCATCGTCGCCTTCGTCGTGGTCTACCTGATGTTCCGTGCCATGGAACAGGATCTGGACGCGCTACGGCGACGGGCGGGTTAA